Proteins encoded in a region of the Phaenicophaeus curvirostris isolate KB17595 chromosome 1, BPBGC_Pcur_1.0, whole genome shotgun sequence genome:
- the IL15RA gene encoding interleukin-15 receptor subunit alpha, whose protein sequence is MERPPLPLLCAALALLLPGANADTARCSHPKAVPNAHIDVGNNTLLNTSLRYACNPGFKRKAGTSSLIQCIVYPGSTKPQWTDTTLQCIRDPALPPVTPSPELPKAPHTTRTTQRAGTADGSPSSIPSPAPMPKVPETASRSLLPPVSSPETTSTLLEMTPPLETSTLGEGTTPLPPDPIDHAAVSIQTVASSLGLLLVVVAGVVACCCWRMKMHARQDSAVTTIPMVASATENEEMLPPNDSPTG, encoded by the exons CGCGATGCAGCCACCCCAAGGCCGTGCCCAACGCTCACATCGATGTGGGCAACAACACGCTGCTCAACACCAGCCTGCGTTACGCCTGCAACCCGGGCTTCAAACGCAAAGCCGGGACCTCCAGCCTCATCCAGTGCATCGTCTACCCCGGCTCCACCAAGCCCCAGTGGACCGACACCACGCTCCAATGCATCC GAGATCCAGCTCTACCTCCAGTGACGCCCAGCCCTGAGCTCCCGAAGGCACCGCACACCACCAGGACAACGCAAAGAG CAGGAACCGCCGATGGCAGCCCgagctccatcccttctccagcACCAATGCCCAAGGTGCCAGAAACCGCCAGCAGGTCCCTCCTGCCACCTGTCTCATCACCTGAGACAACGTCTACGCTGTTGGAGATGACCCCACCACTGGAGACATCCACACTGGGAGAGGGGACAACCCCCTTGCCCCCTGACCCCATCGACCACGCTGCAG tttcCATCCAGACCGTGGCCTCTTCCCTTG ggctgctgctggtggtggtcGCCGGCGTCGtggcctgctgctgctggaggatgaAAAT GCACGCGAGGCAGGACTCTGCGGTGACAACCATCCCCATGGTGGCTTCTGCCACCGAAAACGAGGAGATGTTGCCACCCAACGACTCCCCCACGGGCTGA